In Lagenorhynchus albirostris chromosome 1, mLagAlb1.1, whole genome shotgun sequence, the sequence ttaccctaacctgtacactgACAccaacccataccctaacacataccctaaacctaacccgttgttgtaccctaacctgtaccctaacactaacccttaacCTAACACTAAGCCGTACCTTAACAcgtaccctatccctaacccgtTTTCGTAcacttacctgtaccctaaactgtacccgttCCGTAACCCTTACCCTAATACTTACCCCCCCACCCGCCACGCATTCCTTTCAACAGACATGGCTGAACCCTTCTAGAGCCCTCTTGCTCTAGACTCTAACTCCAATGTCAAACATTAATACAGATTTTTTTGCCAAATGTCTCTTGCACTGTTTAGCGGAAAAAATTCTACAATGAATTTCCTTTGTCCTCAAACATAAGTAAATTAACAGAATATTaatagcaatctttttttttttctggctgagttgggtcttcgttgctgtgtgtgggctttctctagttgcggcgagcgggatgTGGtgtgtggcttctcattgcagtggcttcttttgtggagcacgggctctagagcgcaggcacaggagttgtggcgcagggctgggatcttcccggaccaatgatccaacccatgtcccctgcattggcaggcagattcttaaccattgagccaccagggaagtcccacgaaCAATCATTGAAAATACTAATTTCAAAAAGATCACGAAACcccaaaagggacttccctggtggcgcagtggttaagaattcgcctgccaacgcagggacatgggttcatgccctggcctgggaacatcccacatgccgcagagcaactaagcccatgcgccaaaaactgagcctgtgctccgcaacaagagaagccaccgcgatgagaagcccgcgcaccgcaacaaagagtagcccccgcttgccacactaGGCCCGGGCACAACAATGAAGAttcagtgcagccataaataaataaatttataaaaaaaagagaaaaaagaaaattttattaaaaaaattaaaacagttatATAAGTAGCATATACTcagtgaaaaagaattcaaaaaaaatttttttatagtaTAAGATAAGAAGTCCAAACCCTTTTCTGGGGGAGCCACTGTTAGAAGTTTGGAATATATGACTCTAGAATCTTTCAGTATTCATACAAATTTATGTTTATGCACGTgcaaaaaattattcaaagtaatttaaaagaaacaaaagaacccaCGAAAATAAAAATAGGTGCATCTCCACCTTGCTAAAACTTGTAGACAGTTTTAAGTGACTATGTACCTAAGTTGTGAACATAACTTTGAAAGGGCAGGCAGAGCAAATGCCCTGTGAGGACCATATATTTCACTGAGAGTACTGAAAAGCCTGCTCTGTGTCATGGTAAATGTTGGAATTATAGTGGAGAATGATAAGTTCTTGTACATGTTTGTAATGGACAATTTCCTGATAAAAATCAGTTCTTAAACATACCATGTTACTTGCACTTAGGAATAAATCCATTATGAGACAGAACAGTtatgtgattaaaataaaaagtcaaagccacagtgagataccacttcacatccattaggGTGGCTACTACTaccaagaaaaacagaaaataacaagtgctggagaggatatggagaaattggaaaccttatgcattgctagtgggaatgtaaaatggtacagcccctGTGGAAGACAAtaaggcagttcctcaaaaagaatTACCAAACATTTCAGCAATTAGAATTACCAAACatttcagcaattctacttctaggtatgcACTACCCAAAAGGattgaaagcaggaactcaaatgggtatttgtacaccaatgttcacaatagccaaaaggtggaaacaactcaaatgtgtCAGTagatgagaagataaacaaaaggtggtataTACGTACAATGGAGTATAATTCAACCTTAAAAGGGAATGATactgtaacatggatgaaccttgaaaacattatgctaagtaagtgaaacaagccagatacaaaaagataattatatgattccacttgtatgaggtatctagaataggcaaagtCATAGAGAAAAGAAGTAAGATAAAGGTTAGTAGTAGGGATTGGGGGGggaatggggaattattgtttaatgggtacagagtttcagtttgggatgatggaaagttctggagatagatAACAGTGGCAGTTGGACCAcactgtaaatgtatttaatgtcactgctctgtacacttaaaagtgatttaaatggtgaattttgttatgtatatttcactacaattaaaaaatatgtaagaagCAAGTTTTTGTGTTAGACTTTATGGAATTCTTGATTCTCTGCACTCACGAGGCACCTTCACTTTACTGCCCAGATTTGTAATTTCGGCTAAAGAGCAATATCTGTTGATGAGAATAGCAAAGCAAACCAAAATGGGTCAGGACTACCATGTTTGTTTAAATTTACTTTGATTTCAATGGTGTTATTCCTGCCAGGAAAAATACAGGATAAGCAATAAAAGAttattttggatttaaaaaagCTGGGgggtaaaaataaagaaactccAAGGCAGTATTGGAAGAGGCACactgaaaaatcataaaataattataaggtGGATCTtgacatatacatatagaaaaggCAAAGCATctattttacttaaaagaaaacttACGTCCATGATGGTTACAGGGATGTCCCGAATTTTATGAGGTTCCACATAAGAATTTTGACAATTCAGGGTAAGTCTTGAAGCCAGTTCACTCTGCCCCAAACTTTCCAGCtgcagaaagaaacaaacaaaggtgaatttttaaaaaattaattttgttttgtacaTTTACATTAAATCCACAGATAATGTCTGTGCTTAGAAAGGTGGTATTATGTGTGGTGGGGCCAGTATGGTCACCACTGAGGAAACACAGTGTATTTGAGACCATAACTGGGCCTTGCAAGTGGTGACATTTTTCTGTTCTGGGCACCTGGCCTTCCACAGCCCTCAACCTGAGCCGACTCTTCCACCAGGTGCCTGTGGGCGCCAAGCCAATTCCAGCAGCTCCAAGAGGACAGGTAGACATTTAAGTAGAGGCCTCCAAAGAAAAACGTCTATCCCAGTAGTCCCTAAATGCAAGTCCACAGACCTGCTCCATCACACTTACCTGGGGAGGTGGAAGAGGAGGGGTGAGGTAAAAACACAGATTCCCAGCGCCCTCGGCCAGGGATTCTAGTTCAATGGTCTGGTGTGAGGCcttagaatctgtatttttaaaagctccccccaagtgattctgatgaatTACTCAGCAGCAGGAATATCTGTCTGGATGTAGTGAAGTTAATATGGAAGAACGCTTAACAAATACCTCTGGTACACAGTGAGACAGGTATTTCTTCAGGAACCAAGCAGACATGAAAATTCCGAGTACAAGGTGTCCCCACCCCAAGGCCATGATCCTTACCCTGTCCACCATGAAATCAATGGCATCAGCCATCATAGGGTCCACTGGGCCAGATGAAAAGTTTCCAAGAACTATTTTTTTGAGCATAAATGACGGCATCAGccaaaagctgtaaaaaaaaaaaaaaaagacctgataTAAATTTCCAAGACTACACATAAATGGCAAATATTCATTCAACACTGAAGCTTCGTATTAGCTAGGTACTTGGGacctagagatttaaaaaaacctaGTCCCTTCCCTTTAAAGAGCTAGTTTTGAAGCACCtagtttttgtatacattttctcAAGCTCCGAGTTATGGTTTAATATGATCCAACTTTTGGTGATTTGGAATAATTATAAGCAATATTTCAAAAATGCCTTTACAGAGGTAGACATTCTGATGATtccaagattttattttctatttggtcTTATTCCAATGGCTAACCTATTTGCAGTAAACTGAACACTTAACATATCAGCCTTGAGGTTTATATCACCTTTTGATTAAAGATAGATTTCAAAATAGGAAAATCAGAGTTATTATACCTCCTATTGCTACTACTGGGTTCAATTGGGCTAATTCAAGGCAATTCAGTCTTTATGTATTTCTATATGTGATCTGTCATTAGTATTTACTCCACTAATTACACTGAGAGCCATTATACAGGGTAAACATGAATTTCTCTACCCTATGCTGAAAATGACTTATAAAAGGTGtagaccagggacttccctggtggtccaatggttaagactccatgcttccaatgcagggcacatgggttcgatccctggttggggaactaagatcccacaggccgcagctgaaaacaaaacaaaaaaccacaaaacacgTGCAGACCACCTTCTGAGGCATATTCTCAGTGGGCTTCCCTCACAAGGACCAGACAGCCATCTTTCAGTCACCTTCAGTGATCTTTCTAAGTTCTCTACCCCACAGCTCCTTATCTTCTAAAGGTGATGCTGCCTAGGTGTGCTCTGTAGAGGGCGCATCCTCTTGGCTCTGTTTGCCCCTGCAGCCTCTGTGTGGCACACGGTAAGCACTCAGACATTTGATAAAAAGTAGCTGATATGCAAGAGCACAAACGAAGTGGGGGAAGTCTTGGCTTCTgacaattaaaatatgaaaaatcatcaaaaataatcaatggggcttccctggtggcgcagtggttgagagtctgcctgccgatgcaagggacacgggtttgggccttggtccgggaagatcccacatgccgcggagcagctgggcccgtgagccatggccgctgagcctgtgctccacaatgggagaggcccatgtacgcaaaaaaaaaaaaaaaaaaaaaaatcaatgacttaGTGCATTATCTGGACATGAAGTATCTGTGTCTGATGTATACAAGAAATTGCTGCATGAATGCTGAGTAAACAACTGAGAAAATAtcaggagaaatattttaaaaatcagagtgaATGTTGAGTAGATGTGAAAACCATGAAAACAATGTTTACCTAGAACATTATATGAAAACCAATCTGATCACACAGGTAGGTTTAGTTACTAGGTTGCTTTCTGCGGTAGAGCCTAGCCTTGCTAGCAATGAAAGAAATATCATGAAGTCAGCTTTAAGGTACCATTAGACATCTATCAAGTTAATTAAAATGCTAAAATCAATAAAGGGATGGCTCAGAGGAAACAGGTACCCCACTAGTTGCCCCACAAAGCATTCCACCATTTCCATCTTTCTAAAAAGCAGACTAACGTTGTAAAAGTGTCAAGATGTGCAGAACATCTGCTGACAGACTAAATGCTCTAATCTCTCCCTTTTGGGGAACATATCTCAAAAAAATAACTCAGAAAGGGAAGGAACAAAAGTAATTTACACAAAGATTTACAGTAGAACATGATGAAAAATTGGGAGAAGCCGAAggccttaaaaaactacaacagGACTGTGTACACAAAATACTAAGTGGAGCAAGCAGAACACACTATCAGTTACATATGCACTAAACTGTAAAGGCATGTGAACATATAGTAAATAAAGCTAGACAATGATTTAGAGTAGTGGAAACAACTGAATTTAGAActctttcaattcttttcttttccaaaggtgattgtttctaattttaaaagccagggagggagggagggagacgcaacagggaagacatgtgggaacatatgtttatgtatgactgattcactttgttataaagcagaaactaatacaccattgtaaagcaattatatcccaataaagatgttaaaaaaaaaaaaaaaaaaaagccagggtgGTTTCAAAAGACACAAGTATAGATGGCCTCTCCCTCCCTAATGCATTGAAAAACCAAAAGCCAACATTTTCAAAATtccactgaaaataaaaaaatgttggtTGAATGTTTACATTCTTACCTGTTTGCAGTCCATGTTTGGTTAAAGATAGAAGTGTCACTGAAGGAATTGCAGAGGATGAGAGAATGGACTCTGGGAGATTTGTGAGTGTATTCAGCAAACTTCTGGGCCAAAAAGCCTCCCAAAGAAGCCCCAAAGAGATGAACCTAATTGGAAACAAACACAAGGATCCTAAAAACAATGATCTTGAAGtatcaaaaaaaattgttttaattatcaCCAACCACAGAATACAATGTCATCACCAGTCATtagactgaaatatttacagcagTTAGAAGTTTAGAAAATACTGTATTTAAATGCAATGTCTACACCCTGTCAAGAAGAAATACAACTGTGCATATAAATTAcacaagttaaaaaatattattcatagATTACATTAGAAAATTAAACTACTTTGTCATTTCTGTTTCAGAAAACTATGATTcggtaattccactcctagacacgtacccaagagaactgaaaacatctgtctacacaaaaacttgtataagaatgttcatagcaacattactcATAATACCTAACcaatggaaacaaaccaaatgatgaatggataaataaaatgtgttatatccatacaatgggatattatttgacaataaaaaggaatgaaatagtgataTAATCTGCAACACTGATGAACCCTGAaagtgttatgctaagtgaaaaaagccagtcacaaaagaccacagatTACatcattccatttacataaaatatccaaaataggcaaatccatagaaacagggctccagggaggaagggtggggagtgactgctaagtatggggtttcttttaggggtggaaaaatgttcagaaattgactgtggtgatggttgtacatactgtgaatatattaaaaaacggtgaattctacactttaaaagggtaaacTGTACAgtatgtgaattctatctcaaaagagctgttattaaaaaataaaagacaacacCAGACTTAACAATGTATCAATAAATGTTGCATTAAAATCACATGTGAGTAATTAGTTTCAAGGGACTCACTTTATCCAACTGTAAATGGTCTAAAAGTTTTCTGAATCCATCACAGAATTCAAGATGGTCCCAATAAACTGGATACTGCAActagaataataacaataaatttaaaatttattttaaaaactgcagaGGTAAAATACaactcatatatatatgaaaaattcagGACTTTCATAATAGCATTTCTCATTTGCTTAATCTCTGCTCCTCATTCAAAATATGTGGAAAATAAGCTCTCATCTTATCCTAAActtcaaaattcacattttatctaATAgaacaacttaaaaaataaaaaaagcacacTTTAGTGATATTATGTACACAATTTTAAGTCACATCAATTTCCTTTCCAAATAGCTAAGAAACTCTGAGGTTCAAGGATGAACAGAGCAGAACCCATTCAAATGAAGAaattctttttcccctttaaacCAATTTCGTTCTGAATTATGGCTCAGGAGAACTAGAAATAAAATCTGTTCTAAGGAGAGTTTCCTCTCTTTTTGGTAGCATTTCTTTAAGGCAGTATTCAATAAAATTGTTCCTCTACTTTTAATGACTTAGTCATTCTAACTGATTTCTTGTAGTACTTTTGTTTGTGACCAAAAATTTCAGATGCTTGACCCTAAGTAGCCTATTAATGTTGacaataatgaagaaaaagaaacacaagtcATTAATTCCTTTCTAGGAGGCTCAGGCTTGTCACCGAAGAGTTCCCCTCTCTTTAATACGTGTAAAACCCATCTTAAAGGCTTGCTGTTTTAAGCACTTAGATTCATTTTGCCATTGACATATCACTGGGATAGATACTGCCATGTAAATTATGGGATAATTTCAGATATGATGTAATATGTTACTTTTACTACTAAAATTCCACTTGTGGATAGGATTCCACTTTTCTGAAGCAGGATGGAGAACAGACTCTCCTAGCTGCAAATTTGAGAATTTGAGTCAGATGACAGCCTAAAAGAAAGGAGATGACATTTTTATGAatcctttaatttaaaaatgtctgTGCCTTACGGAGTGTAGCAGAGCTGAGGTGTC encodes:
- the SPG21 gene encoding maspardin isoform X4 yields the protein MGEIKVSPDYNWFRSTVPLKKVGIYRIPLSEVTEILFTTIIAKRNRKSKNIIVDDDDSKIWSLYDAGPRNIRCPLIFLPPVSGTADVFFRQILALTGWGYRVIALQYPVYWDHLEFCDGFRKLLDHLQLDKVHLFGASLGGFLAQKFAEYTHKSPRVHSLILCNSFSDTSIFNQTWTANSFWLMPSFMLKKIVLGNFSSGPVDPMMADAIDFMVDRLESLGQSELASRLTLNCQNSYVEPHKIRDIPVTIMDIHLLQFHGTKYAAIDPSMVSAEELEVQKGNLGISQEEQ
- the SPG21 gene encoding maspardin isoform X5, translating into MGEIKVSPDYNWFRSTVPLKKIIVDDDDSKIWSLYDAGPRNIRCPLIFLPPVSGTADVFFRQILALTGWGYRVIALQYPVYWDHLEFCDGFRKLLDHLQLDKVHLFGASLGGFLAQKFAEYTHKSPRVHSLILCNSFSDTSIFNQTWTANSFWLMPSFMLKKIVLGNFSSGPVDPMMADAIDFMVDRLESLGQSELASRLTLNCQNSYVEPHKIRDIPVTIMDIHLLQFHGTKYAAIDPSMVSAEELEVQKGNLGISQEEQ